The following proteins are encoded in a genomic region of Salminus brasiliensis chromosome 17, fSalBra1.hap2, whole genome shotgun sequence:
- the med16 gene encoding mediator of RNA polymerase II transcription subunit 16 produces MEVVYVCEWEKRPKSNHCPSIPLVCAWSCRNLIAFTTDLKNEEEEKELSHMIHIIDTEHPWDVYSINSGHTEVISCLEWDQSGSRLLSADGDGHIKCWAMTEHLVNSWESTQSSSVDGDPIVALSWLHNGVKLALHVEKSGSTNFGEKFSRVKFSPSLTLFGGKPMEGWLAVTVSGLVTVSLLKPNGALLSASESLCRLRGRVALADIAFTGGGNIVVAATDGSSSSPVQFYKVCVSVVNEKCRIDTELLPSLFMRCTTDPVRRDKYPAVTHLKFLTRENSEQVLLCASSQMGSIVECWSLRKEGLPVNNIFQHRSPVVGEKQPMILKWRILSATNDLDRVSAVALPKLPISISNTDLKVASDTKFCPGLGLALAFHDGSIHILHRLSLHTMGMFYGTSGSSQRVGDEPAIKRQRAGGPTVHFKALQFSWTSLALVGVDNHGKLHMIRVSPSMGQMLDMNTLLRHLLFLLEYCMVTGYDWWDVLLHVQPGMVHNLVEKLHEEYMRQNQALQQVLATRIVAVKASLCKLSSATAARACDFHAKLLLIAISSTLKSLLRPHVLNTPDKSPGDRLAEICTKNTDTDIDKVMINLKTEEFVLDGPPLQSLQQLIQWVGDFVLYLLANLPNQGSIVRPGFGFLRDGPSLGMLREMMVMIRIWGLLKPGCLPIYTATSDNQDSMSLLFRLLTKLWLCSRDESHPQEPDETLLDECCLLPSQLLVPSMDWLPINDGVITKIQSKHQLRLQFGKPYTLPGLNPTSQMEIFSRSPASQRMDNLRCLHMGTCPTEDSKACTRCGCVTMLRSPNKTNAMKQWEQRWIKNCLCGGLWRKIPNSLT; encoded by the exons ATGGaggttgtgtatgtgtgcgagTGGGAGAAGAGACCCAAAAGCAACCACTGCCCCTCAATCCCGCTGGTGTGTGCTTGGTCATGTAGAAACCTGATTGCCTTTACAACAGACCTTAAAaatgaagaagaggagaaag AACTCAGTCATATGATTCATATCATTGACACTGAGCATCCCTGGGATGTCTACTCCATCAACTCGGGTCATACGGAAGTCATCTCATGCTTGGAGTGGGATCAGTCAG GATCCAGACTGCTCTCTGCTGATGGAGATGGACACATCAAATGCTGGGCGATGACTGAACACCTTGTGAACAGCTGGGAAAGTACACAAAGCAGCTCTGTGGATGGAGACCCTATTGTGGCTCTCTCCTGGTTGCACAATGGGGTCAAACTTGCGTTGCATGTGGAGAAG TCTGGATCCACCAACTTTGGCGAGAAATTCTCCCGTGTGAAGTTCTCTCCGTCACTCACTCTGTTCGGCGGTAAACCCATGGAAGGGTGGCTTGCTGTGACAGTAAGTGGTCTGGTGACCGTGTCCTTACTGAAGCCCAACGGTGCTCTGCTGTCAGCCAGCGAGAGTCTGTGCAGGCTGCGTGGACGTGTGGCTCTGGCCGACATTGCCTTCACCGGAGGCGGGAACATTGTAGTGGCAGCGACAGATGGCAGTAGCTCATCGCCTGTTCAGTTctacaaagtgtgtgtgagtgtggtgaaCGAGAAGTGCCGCATCGATACGGAGCTGCTGCCCTCGCTCTTCATGCGCTGCACCACTGACCCAGTGCGGAGAGACAAGTATCCTGCAGTCACACACCTCAAATTCCTCACACGGGAGAACTCTGAGCAG GTATTGCTGTGTGCATCCAGTCAGATGGGTAGCATTGTAGAGTGTTGGTCATTACGAAAGGAGGGGCTTCCAGTCAATAATATATTTCAGCACCGCTCACCTGTTG TGGGTGAAAAGCAGCCGATGATTCTGAAGTGGCGAATTCTTTCGGCCACAAATGACTTGGACCGTGTTTCTGCAGTGGCTCTACCTAAACTGCCCATCTCAATCTCCAACACTGACCTTAAAGTTGCCTCAGACACAAAGTTTTGCCCAGGTCTTG GTCTGGCTTTGGCATTCCATGATGGCAGTATTCATATACTGCATCGTCTGTCTCTTCACACTATGGGTATGTTCTACGGGACCTCCGGCTCCTCTCAGCGAGTGGGGGATGAGCCGGCCATCAAGCGGCAGAGAGCTGGAGGCCCCACCGTCCACTTCAAAGCCCTGCAGTTCTCCTGGACATCCCTGGCTCTGGTCGGTGTGGACAATCATGGCAAG CTGCACATGATCCGTGTGTCCCCCTCCATGGGGCAGATGTTAGACATGAACACTCTGCTGCGTCACCTGCTGTTTCTGCTGGAGTATTGCATGGTGACAGGCTACGATTGGTGGGATGTGCTGCTGCATGTACAGCCTGGGATGGTCCATAACCTGGTGGAGAAGCTCCATGAGGAGTACATGAGGCAGAACCAAGCACTGCAGCAG GTTCTGGCTACCCGAATTGTGGCTGTGAAGGCCTCTCTGTGTAAGCTGTCATCTGCTACAGCGGCCCGGGCATGTGACTTCCACGCCAAATTGCTCCTCATTGCGATTAGCTCCACACTCAAATCTCTGCTCAGGCCCCACGTGCTCAACACACCAGACAAAAGCCCAGGAGACCGTTTGGCAGAGATCTGTACAAAGAACACGGACACTG ACATTGACAAGGTGATGATCAACCTGAAGACAGAGGAGTTTGTTCTGGATGGACCTCCACTCCAGTCCCTTCAGCAGCTCATTCAGTGGGTGGGCGACTTCGTGCTGTACCTGCTCGCCAACCTCCCCAACCAG GGCTCCATAGTGCGTCCAGGCTTCGGCTTCCTGCGGGATGGACCCTCGCTGGGCATGCTGAGggagatgatggtgatgatccGCATCTGGGGCCTGCTGAAGCCTGGCTGCCTGCCTATCTACACAGCCACCTCTGACAACCAGGACAGCATGTCTCTGCTCTTCCGCCTCCTCACCAAGCTCTGGCTCTGCT CACGGGACGAGAGCCACCCTCAGGAACCGGATGAGACACTGCTGGACGAATGCTGTCTGCTGCCCAGCCAGCTGCTTGTGCCCAGCATGGACTGGCTGCCCATCAACGACGGCGTCATCACCAAGATCCAGAGCAAGCACCAGCTGCGGCTGCAGTTTGGCAAGCCCTACACCCTGCCTGGACTCAACCCTACCTCCCAGATGGAGATTTTCTCCAG GAGTCCAGCATCGCAGAGGATGGACAACCTGCGCTGTTTACACATGGGTACTTGTCCTACTGAGGACAGCAAGGCCTGCACAAG GTGTGGCTGTGTAACAATGCTGCGTTCTCCAAACAAGACCAATGCTATGAAGCAGTGGGAGCAGCGCTGGATTAAGAACTGTCTGTGTGGAGGCCTCTGGAGAAAAATTCCTAACTCTCTCACATGA